The following proteins are encoded in a genomic region of Streptomyces lunaelactis:
- a CDS encoding DUF2293 domain-containing protein, with translation MDLVVIEPLKQRHCAECRQGPLPLHLLEFNAPVCLDCADLAHLVYLPRGSAALTRRAREASSLCAVVVRFNRRRKRYERQGLLVEEAALARAESACLADADARARRRERDAVRRAAEDVRFTTSFAAEILRLFPGCPPARAREVAEHASARGSGRVGRTAAGRSLDEGAVTAAVRASVRHLDTEYDTLLMAGVARYEARARVAAVIDGVLASWSCPAH, from the coding sequence ATGGACCTGGTGGTGATCGAACCACTGAAGCAGCGGCACTGCGCCGAGTGCCGCCAAGGGCCTCTTCCGCTGCACCTTCTCGAATTCAACGCGCCCGTCTGTCTGGACTGCGCGGACCTTGCCCACCTGGTGTATCTGCCGCGGGGCTCCGCGGCTCTCACCCGCCGTGCCCGTGAGGCGAGTTCGCTGTGCGCGGTCGTGGTCCGCTTCAACCGGCGCCGCAAGCGGTACGAACGCCAGGGGCTGCTGGTCGAGGAGGCGGCGCTGGCCCGCGCCGAGTCGGCGTGCCTGGCGGACGCGGACGCACGGGCGCGACGTCGCGAGCGGGACGCGGTCCGCCGCGCGGCCGAGGACGTACGGTTCACCACCTCGTTCGCCGCGGAGATCCTGCGGCTGTTCCCCGGCTGCCCGCCTGCCCGCGCCCGCGAGGTCGCGGAGCACGCCTCGGCGCGCGGCAGCGGGAGGGTGGGCCGCACCGCGGCGGGCCGCTCCCTGGATGAGGGTGCGGTCACGGCCGCGGTGCGGGCCTCCGTACGGCATCTCGACACGGAGTACGACACCCTGCTGATGGCCGGAGTGGCCCGCTATGAAGCGCGGGCCAGGGTGGCGGCTGTGATCGATGGGGTGCTGGCGTCCTGGTCCTGCCCTGCGCACTAG
- a CDS encoding chaplin — MRQVHRKGLAVLMLTGGALAMAGHAHADSNADGGAARSPGLLSGNTVQIPVNVPVNACGNTVDVLGVLNPAAGNACASAPDVPGRPPVRPRPATPPKPAAPVRLADTGSGSVALTAPAGAALLLGGIVLYRRRRPANRS, encoded by the coding sequence ATGAGGCAGGTTCACCGAAAGGGTCTGGCCGTCCTGATGCTCACGGGCGGCGCGCTCGCCATGGCGGGGCACGCGCACGCCGACTCCAACGCGGACGGCGGTGCGGCTCGTTCGCCCGGACTGCTGTCCGGCAACACGGTGCAGATCCCGGTGAATGTCCCGGTCAACGCCTGCGGCAACACGGTCGATGTCCTCGGAGTGCTCAACCCTGCCGCCGGGAACGCCTGCGCCTCCGCCCCCGACGTCCCCGGCAGGCCGCCCGTCCGCCCGCGTCCTGCCACCCCGCCGAAGCCCGCGGCACCGGTGCGCCTGGCCGACACAGGCTCCGGTTCTGTCGCCCTGACCGCGCCCGCAGGCGCCGCCCTTCTGCTCGGCGGAATCGTGCTCTACCGCCGCCGCCGGCCCGCCAACCGGTCCTAG